A window of the Bradyrhizobium ottawaense genome harbors these coding sequences:
- a CDS encoding PilZ domain-containing protein, whose translation MTVVEVKEIRKTKRQRVLVMALIRFGDMSISCTLRNISEEGAALDVSTQVGIPDCFTLIAASQKRKVYSCKVVWRDKRHIGVAFH comes from the coding sequence ATGACAGTAGTTGAAGTAAAAGAGATCCGAAAAACCAAGCGGCAGCGTGTGCTCGTAATGGCACTAATAAGATTTGGCGATATGTCGATAAGCTGTACGCTTCGCAACATATCGGAAGAGGGCGCGGCGCTTGATGTCAGCACGCAGGTTGGCATTCCAGATTGCTTTACGCTGATAGCTGCCTCGCAGAAGAGGAAGGTGTATTCATGCAAGGTGGTTTGGCGCGATAAACGCCACATCGGCGTGGCGTTCCATTAG
- a CDS encoding PilZ domain-containing protein, with protein MEERRKHVRTKIEETAYISVSGSSICCQVSDISRQGAAIDVPDVAYIPEHFDLMFKSDRIVRNCRIVWIMKNRIGVVFKDDAGYLKSFATSTTSAPSQ; from the coding sequence ATGGAAGAGCGACGAAAGCACGTACGCACAAAGATCGAGGAAACGGCATATATTTCCGTTTCCGGATCGAGCATTTGCTGTCAGGTGAGCGATATTTCCCGACAGGGTGCCGCCATCGACGTTCCCGACGTGGCCTATATCCCAGAGCACTTCGACCTGATGTTCAAGAGCGATCGCATAGTCCGGAACTGTAGGATCGTATGGATCATGAAAAATCGGATCGGCGTCGTATTCAAGGATGACGCCGGCTATCTTAAATCGTTCGCGACCAGCACCACATCCGCTCCTTCACAGTAG
- the gspG gene encoding type II secretion system major pseudopilin GspG has translation MSTNTAENLTKRLPSQRRSLRRRGRRDAGYTLLELLVVMGILAVLTAVATPQLMGYFGKAKTQSAQLQIENIGTALELYYMENGSYPSASVGLKALVEATPEAPRWNGPYLKKAKNLLDPWGRPYQYNYPGSNGEYEVYSLGPTGKSTTASAAPSSFRSSGS, from the coding sequence ATGTCCACGAACACCGCCGAGAATCTTACCAAGCGTCTCCCAAGCCAGCGACGGTCACTCCGGCGCCGCGGCCGAAGAGACGCGGGCTATACGCTGCTCGAGCTACTGGTCGTCATGGGCATTTTGGCCGTGCTGACTGCGGTCGCCACGCCACAGCTGATGGGTTATTTCGGCAAAGCCAAAACCCAGTCGGCTCAGCTGCAGATCGAGAATATCGGCACCGCGCTCGAGCTTTATTACATGGAGAACGGCTCCTATCCGAGTGCAAGCGTCGGCCTCAAGGCATTGGTCGAAGCGACACCCGAAGCGCCAAGGTGGAACGGCCCCTATCTGAAGAAAGCCAAGAATTTGCTCGACCCGTGGGGGCGTCCCTACCAGTACAACTATCCAGGTTCAAACGGGGAATATGAAGTCTATTCGCTCGGTCCGACCGGAAAGTCGACCACTGCGTCCGCTGCCCCCTCATCATTTCGAAGCTCAGGAAGCTAG
- a CDS encoding NAD-dependent epimerase/dehydratase family protein, protein MKILLTGGSSFTGLWFARSLAAAGHSVVAPLKGMIADYSGLRGERVAALKSVAEVAEGCPFGSAAFMNIASQGSFDLLCQHAARTGDYRNPEFDILGAVADNTQQLVEVLETLLTRGLAGVVLTGTVFEQDEGAGDAPLRAFSPYGLSKGLTWQYYRYLSQTRGFPLGKFVIPNPFGPFEEPRFCNYLIQTWFKGEVPTVRTPLYVRDNIHVDLLAASYAAFASIVPAQNGVIKLNPSFYVESQGAFANRFAAEMAPRLGIACPVTPLQQSEFTEPMVRLNTDRIDGEALGWKEAAAWDAEAEFYMARARR, encoded by the coding sequence GTGAAAATCCTTCTTACCGGCGGCAGCTCTTTCACGGGTCTTTGGTTCGCCCGTAGCCTCGCAGCGGCAGGTCATAGCGTGGTCGCCCCGTTAAAGGGAATGATCGCCGACTATTCCGGCCTGCGCGGCGAACGCGTAGCGGCGTTAAAGTCTGTCGCGGAAGTAGCTGAAGGCTGCCCATTCGGCTCGGCCGCTTTTATGAATATCGCCTCGCAGGGTTCCTTCGACCTGTTGTGCCAGCATGCCGCCCGTACTGGCGACTATCGCAACCCCGAGTTCGACATTCTGGGCGCGGTCGCTGATAACACGCAGCAGCTGGTCGAGGTGCTCGAGACGCTTTTGACCCGAGGGCTAGCAGGCGTGGTGCTGACGGGCACCGTTTTCGAGCAGGATGAAGGCGCCGGCGATGCGCCCTTGCGTGCGTTTTCGCCCTATGGGCTGTCAAAGGGACTGACCTGGCAGTACTACCGCTATCTCAGCCAAACCAGGGGCTTCCCGCTCGGCAAGTTCGTTATCCCGAACCCGTTCGGGCCGTTCGAGGAGCCGCGCTTCTGCAACTATCTGATTCAGACCTGGTTCAAGGGCGAGGTGCCGACCGTCCGCACCCCGCTTTACGTACGTGATAACATTCACGTCGATCTGCTGGCGGCCTCCTATGCAGCCTTCGCCAGCATAGTCCCGGCCCAGAACGGCGTGATCAAGCTTAATCCGAGCTTCTACGTCGAAAGTCAGGGGGCATTTGCAAATCGGTTCGCAGCAGAAATGGCGCCCCGCCTCGGGATCGCCTGCCCCGTTACGCCGCTCCAGCAGAGCGAATTCACAGAACCCATGGTGCGGCTCAATACCGACCGGATCGATGGTGAGGCGCTCGGCTGGAAGGAAGCAGCGGCCTGGGATGCGGAAGCGGAATTCTACATGGCGCGTGCTCGGCGCTGA
- the rfbC gene encoding dTDP-4-dehydrorhamnose 3,5-epimerase has protein sequence MKFHATPLKGAHTIELEKRGDDRGFFARFYCEREFEAAGLAMPIVQINNSLTAKAGTLRGMHYQLPPAAETKVVRCIRGALYDVIIDLRPDSPTFGQWFGAELTAENRLMMYAPQGCAHGFITLTDDTEAFYLSSAFYSPEQERGIRFDDPRFGVVWPIAPIDVSPKDKTWPDYNPQFHGAEQLRDLV, from the coding sequence ATGAAATTCCACGCCACACCGCTTAAGGGCGCCCACACCATCGAGCTGGAAAAGCGCGGCGATGATCGCGGCTTCTTTGCCCGCTTCTACTGCGAGCGTGAATTCGAAGCGGCCGGCCTTGCGATGCCGATCGTTCAAATCAACAATTCGCTGACCGCCAAGGCCGGCACGCTGCGCGGAATGCACTACCAGTTGCCGCCGGCGGCCGAGACCAAGGTGGTACGTTGCATTCGCGGCGCATTGTACGATGTGATTATCGATCTGCGGCCGGATTCTCCGACGTTTGGGCAATGGTTCGGCGCCGAACTCACGGCCGAGAACCGTCTCATGATGTATGCGCCGCAGGGCTGTGCACACGGGTTCATAACGCTCACCGATGACACCGAGGCGTTCTATTTGTCGAGTGCCTTCTACAGCCCGGAGCAAGAACGTGGTATCCGCTTTGACGACCCCCGCTTCGGCGTGGTCTGGCCGATAGCCCCTATTGATGTTTCGCCAAAGGATAAAACCTGGCCTGACTACAATCCGCAATTCCATGGCGCCGAACAGCTGCGGGACCTGGTGTGA
- a CDS encoding NAD-dependent epimerase/dehydratase family protein, with protein sequence MRILVTGPMGYVGPGVIRQLRARYPDAELIGFDSGYFAHNLTGASRLPEALLDRLHFGDIRDFPPDLLDGVDAVVHLAAISNDPMGKEFEAVTEAINEKASIALAQMAQERGVTTFVFASSCSIYGAAEGNPRRETDALNPLTAYARSKVAMENALRSSNAGRMTVTCLRFATACGMSDRLRLDLVLNDFVASALATGEITVLSDGTPWRPLIDVSDMARAIEWAIGRSPDHGGRFLVVNAGNKAANYQVRELAEVVATELPGTKVSINRDAPPDKRSYQVDFSMFASLAPEHIPAVPLKTSVQNLASGLRGMGFADGDFRASPLMRLRTLKHHIQQGRLSLDLRWQ encoded by the coding sequence ATGCGCATTCTCGTTACCGGCCCGATGGGCTATGTCGGCCCCGGCGTCATCCGCCAGTTGCGCGCGCGCTATCCGGACGCCGAGCTGATCGGTTTCGACAGCGGATACTTTGCCCACAATCTGACTGGCGCGTCGCGGCTTCCCGAAGCACTGCTGGACCGTCTGCATTTCGGTGACATCCGCGACTTTCCGCCCGACCTACTCGATGGCGTCGATGCCGTCGTACACCTCGCGGCCATCTCCAACGACCCGATGGGCAAGGAGTTTGAAGCCGTCACGGAGGCCATCAACGAGAAAGCCAGTATTGCCCTGGCGCAGATGGCGCAGGAACGCGGCGTCACCACGTTCGTTTTTGCCTCCAGCTGCAGCATCTACGGCGCGGCAGAAGGTAACCCCCGGCGCGAGACCGATGCACTCAATCCGTTAACGGCCTATGCAAGATCCAAGGTCGCGATGGAAAACGCGCTTCGCTCCAGCAATGCTGGACGGATGACGGTGACTTGCCTGCGTTTTGCCACCGCCTGCGGCATGTCGGACCGGTTGCGGCTTGATCTCGTTCTCAATGATTTCGTGGCCAGTGCGCTCGCGACCGGTGAGATCACCGTGCTCAGCGACGGAACCCCCTGGCGACCCCTGATCGATGTTTCCGATATGGCTCGCGCCATCGAATGGGCGATCGGCCGATCCCCCGACCACGGCGGACGCTTCCTGGTCGTCAATGCCGGCAACAAGGCCGCCAACTACCAGGTGCGGGAGCTCGCGGAAGTCGTCGCCACTGAACTGCCGGGTACCAAGGTTAGCATCAACCGCGATGCTCCCCCCGACAAGCGATCCTACCAGGTCGACTTCTCCATGTTCGCCTCGCTGGCGCCCGAGCACATACCGGCCGTACCGCTCAAGACGTCGGTCCAGAACCTGGCGTCGGGTCTGCGCGGAATGGGATTTGCCGACGGCGACTTCCGTGCCTCCCCCTTGATGCGGCTTCGCACGCTTAAACACCATATCCAGCAGGGTCGGTTGTCGCTCGACCTGCGTTGGCAGTAA
- the rfbF gene encoding glucose-1-phosphate cytidylyltransferase produces the protein MKAVLLAGGLGTRFSEETDTRPKPMIEIGGKPILWHIMKIYASHGINDFIVCLGYKGYVIKEYFSNYFLHQSNVTFDMRENKMHVLRKDAEPWTVTLIDTGESTMIGGRIKQILPYLGDDQDFCLTYGDGVGDINITESIAFHRREGRLATVTATQPPGRFGAINFEGNRVTSFQEKPSGDGGFINGGFFVLSPKVGSYIEGNQTVWEQEPMINLAKDSQLSVFFHEGFWHPMDTLRDKRYLEDLWSSGKAPWKKW, from the coding sequence ATGAAGGCGGTTTTGTTGGCCGGGGGTCTTGGAACCCGTTTCTCCGAAGAGACCGATACGCGCCCCAAGCCAATGATCGAGATCGGCGGCAAGCCGATCCTGTGGCACATCATGAAGATCTACGCGAGCCACGGCATCAATGATTTCATCGTATGCCTCGGCTACAAGGGCTATGTGATCAAGGAGTATTTCTCGAATTACTTCCTGCACCAGTCCAACGTCACCTTTGACATGCGCGAAAACAAGATGCACGTGCTGCGCAAGGATGCCGAACCCTGGACGGTCACCCTGATCGATACCGGCGAAAGCACCATGATCGGTGGCCGCATCAAGCAGATCCTTCCCTATCTCGGCGACGACCAGGACTTCTGCCTGACTTACGGCGACGGTGTGGGCGATATCAACATCACCGAAAGCATCGCTTTCCATCGCCGCGAGGGTCGACTTGCGACCGTGACCGCAACGCAACCGCCGGGCCGGTTCGGCGCCATCAATTTCGAAGGCAACCGCGTCACTAGCTTTCAGGAAAAACCGAGCGGCGACGGCGGCTTCATCAATGGCGGCTTCTTCGTACTTTCCCCCAAGGTCGGCAGCTACATTGAAGGCAACCAGACCGTCTGGGAACAAGAGCCCATGATCAACCTGGCCAAGGATAGCCAATTGAGCGTCTTCTTTCACGAAGGCTTCTGGCATCCGATGGATACGCTGCGTGACAAGCGCTACCTCGAGGACCTCTGGTCAAGCGGCAAGGCCCCCTGGAAAAAATGGTAG